The following coding sequences are from one Halorubrum sp. BOL3-1 window:
- a CDS encoding YlbF family regulator, which produces MSVEQASIEDLGRELGERIAETAEYERFEEARAAVQRDEEVQSRIDEFEQLRAEFMQARQTGQATNEGLQRVQEAQDELHSIPVMSEYLDAQDELEDTLESVNEAISEPLAVDFGGEAGGCCQD; this is translated from the coding sequence ATGAGCGTCGAACAGGCCTCCATCGAGGACCTCGGCCGAGAGCTCGGCGAACGGATCGCCGAAACCGCGGAGTACGAGCGGTTCGAAGAGGCGAGAGCGGCGGTCCAGCGCGACGAGGAGGTCCAGAGCCGGATCGACGAGTTCGAGCAGTTGCGCGCGGAGTTCATGCAGGCGCGACAGACCGGACAGGCAACGAACGAGGGGCTTCAGCGCGTCCAAGAGGCGCAGGACGAACTCCACTCGATACCTGTCATGAGCGAGTACCTCGACGCGCAAGACGAGCTCGAAGACACGCTCGAATCCGTCAACGAGGCCATCTCGGAGCCGCTCGCGGTCGACTTCGGCGGCGAGGCCGGCGGCTGCTGTCAGGACTGA
- a CDS encoding P-loop NTPase, which produces MIAVAGGKGGSGKTTTTLGLARALSRRGAPVIAADADWDLPNLARLAAETAAGSAPTGSRSRASKEGARTVLDAARGDERVRLDRSEPTVLAAPDAPRSVDANAALDGLDGATPDAAPVLLDCPAGASPDVAAPLRAADRALIATPLRRAALRDAAKTAAIARRLDCPPVGAVVIGETNVPDRVATLLGCPVLGEIPDGGAAPLSDSKVRSAYDDLARRLGGTAAATGWKVA; this is translated from the coding sequence GTGATAGCCGTCGCCGGCGGCAAGGGTGGGAGCGGAAAGACGACGACTACCCTCGGGCTCGCCCGGGCGCTCTCGCGGCGCGGGGCCCCGGTTATCGCGGCCGACGCCGACTGGGACCTGCCGAACCTCGCGCGGCTGGCCGCGGAGACCGCGGCCGGTTCCGCGCCGACCGGGTCAAGATCGCGGGCCAGTAAAGAGGGCGCGCGGACGGTGCTCGACGCGGCTCGCGGGGACGAGCGGGTGCGTCTCGATCGGTCCGAGCCGACGGTCCTCGCGGCGCCCGACGCCCCCCGGTCCGTCGACGCGAACGCGGCGCTCGACGGGCTCGACGGCGCGACGCCCGACGCCGCGCCGGTGTTGCTCGACTGTCCGGCCGGCGCGTCCCCCGACGTGGCAGCGCCCCTGCGAGCGGCGGACCGCGCGCTGATCGCGACGCCGCTCAGGCGCGCCGCGCTCCGGGACGCCGCCAAGACGGCGGCGATCGCGAGGCGTCTCGACTGCCCGCCGGTCGGCGCGGTCGTGATCGGTGAGACGAACGTTCCCGACAGGGTGGCGACGCTGCTCGGCTGTCCCGTCCTCGGGGAGATTCCGGACGGCGGAGCCGCGCCGCTCTCCGACTCGAAAGTCCGGAGCGCGTACGACGACCTCGCTCGCCGACTCGGTGGGACGGCGGCGGCGACGGGATGGAAAGTCGCGTGA
- a CDS encoding transcriptional regulator — METLPTGISALDRQFGGGLPSGSVVVLKANPDSQSELILDRFARVRRCRYLTTVRSAGAVEAALSLEGDEDTTVEAADDAGDLDEAASLTEDLSEGGTLIVDSVEPLEAAASPSAYAEFLDGVRSRVDDADGVALLHALRGGENPRTRRVTEQVADVVFDLRTTVTGTEISNRLVVSKFRGGAALEEPLKLKLTDEVAVDTSRDIA, encoded by the coding sequence ATGGAGACGCTTCCGACCGGAATCTCGGCGCTGGACCGACAGTTCGGCGGCGGGCTCCCGAGCGGTAGCGTCGTCGTGTTGAAGGCGAACCCCGACAGCCAGTCCGAACTCATTCTGGACCGATTCGCCCGGGTTCGCCGGTGTCGCTACCTGACCACCGTCCGATCGGCCGGAGCGGTGGAGGCGGCGCTCAGTCTCGAGGGGGACGAGGACACGACCGTCGAGGCCGCGGACGACGCCGGCGACCTCGACGAGGCGGCGTCGTTGACGGAGGACCTCTCCGAGGGCGGGACGCTGATCGTGGACTCCGTGGAACCGCTGGAGGCGGCGGCGTCACCGTCGGCGTACGCCGAGTTCCTCGACGGAGTCCGGTCCCGGGTCGACGACGCCGACGGCGTCGCGCTGCTCCACGCGCTCCGCGGCGGGGAGAATCCCCGAACGAGGCGGGTCACGGAGCAGGTCGCAGACGTCGTGTTCGACCTCCGTACCACCGTCACCGGAACCGAGATCTCGAACCGCCTCGTCGTCTCCAAGTTCCGCGGCGGCGCCGCCCTCGAAGAGCCGCTGAAGCTGAAGCTCACCGACGAGGTCGCGGTCGACACGAGCCGCGACATCGCCTGA
- a CDS encoding alpha/beta hydrolase, whose amino-acid sequence MTDTSPDADLPLEHVHVAPGEKTDGPAPAVFVLHGRGADEEDLLPVAAELPDGLHVVSLRAPDPLQGGYTWYELDLSAGGLESSQPDVDDFRRSLDLIVETVEAAVDAYNLDPDRIGLLGFSQGAITGLSLLLAEPDRYAWVVALHGYLAESHADLDPDGIEGKPVFVGAGAGDRVIPDSRSNAAVDRLEAVDAAVTRGSFPGGHGIGPQELEAVVEFVESRVR is encoded by the coding sequence ATGACCGATACGTCTCCCGACGCCGACCTCCCGCTCGAACACGTTCACGTCGCGCCCGGCGAGAAGACCGACGGCCCCGCGCCCGCCGTCTTCGTCCTCCACGGCCGCGGTGCCGACGAGGAGGACCTGCTCCCGGTCGCCGCCGAACTCCCGGACGGGCTCCACGTCGTCAGCCTCCGCGCGCCGGACCCGCTCCAGGGCGGGTACACGTGGTACGAACTCGACCTCTCGGCCGGCGGACTGGAGTCGAGCCAGCCCGACGTCGACGACTTCCGGCGGAGCCTCGATCTGATCGTCGAGACCGTCGAGGCGGCGGTCGACGCCTACAACCTCGACCCCGACCGGATCGGCCTGCTCGGGTTCAGTCAGGGCGCGATCACGGGCCTCTCGCTCCTCTTAGCGGAGCCGGACCGCTACGCGTGGGTCGTCGCGCTCCACGGCTACCTCGCGGAGTCGCACGCCGACCTCGATCCGGACGGAATCGAGGGGAAACCCGTCTTCGTCGGGGCGGGCGCGGGCGACCGCGTGATCCCCGACTCGCGGTCGAACGCCGCCGTCGACCGACTGGAGGCCGTCGACGCCGCCGTCACCCGCGGGAGCTTCCCGGGCGGCCACGGCATCGGTCCGCAGGAGCTCGAGGCGGTCGTCGAGTTCGTCGAGTCGCGGGTGCGGTAG